One window of Arthrobacter oryzae genomic DNA carries:
- the der gene encoding ribosome biogenesis GTPase Der, with amino-acid sequence MSDTTQASGKFGAGEDEYTPTGTDQVAEHLAALDDDEAELRAASLRAGLDDYELDEEDAALLSGHYDDQDFDGPVKLDPVLAIIGRPNVGKSTLVNRILGRREAVVEDTPGVTRDRVMYSATWNGRNFTVVDTGGWEHDARGIHARVAEQAEMAVELADAVLFVVDSAVGATATDEAVVKMLRKSKKPVIMVANKVDDFAQEADSATLWGLGFGEPYPVSALHGRGVADLLDHVMDTLPEYSTIEGLERSGGPRRIALIGRPNVGKSSLLNKLAGSERVVVDNTAGTTRDPVDEFIELGGRTWRFVDTAGIRRRQHMAQGADFYASLRTQSALEKAEVAVVLLAVDEVLSEQDVRILQLAIESGRALVLAFNKWDLLDDERRTYLEREIEQDLAHVAWAPRVNISALTGWHKDRLVPALDTALESWDKRIPTGRLNAFLGELVAAHPHPVRGGKQPRILFGTQASSRPPKFVLFTTGFLDPGYRRFITRRLRETFGFEGTPIEVNMRVREKRGKKR; translated from the coding sequence ATGAGCGATACGACTCAAGCCTCCGGCAAATTTGGCGCCGGCGAAGACGAATACACGCCCACCGGCACGGACCAGGTGGCGGAGCATCTTGCTGCCCTGGACGATGACGAGGCAGAGCTTCGAGCCGCCTCCCTCCGGGCCGGCCTGGACGACTACGAACTGGATGAGGAAGACGCCGCCCTCCTGAGCGGCCACTATGACGACCAGGACTTCGACGGCCCGGTCAAGCTCGATCCGGTGCTGGCCATCATCGGCCGACCCAACGTGGGCAAGTCCACCCTGGTGAACCGTATCCTCGGCCGCCGCGAAGCCGTGGTGGAGGATACCCCCGGCGTCACGCGCGACCGGGTGATGTACTCGGCCACGTGGAACGGCCGGAACTTCACGGTCGTTGACACCGGCGGCTGGGAGCACGATGCCCGGGGCATCCACGCCCGGGTCGCAGAGCAGGCCGAGATGGCCGTGGAACTCGCCGACGCCGTGCTGTTCGTCGTCGACTCCGCCGTCGGCGCCACCGCCACGGACGAAGCGGTCGTCAAAATGCTCCGCAAGTCCAAGAAGCCGGTCATCATGGTGGCCAACAAGGTGGACGACTTTGCGCAGGAAGCCGACTCGGCAACGCTCTGGGGCCTCGGCTTCGGCGAGCCGTACCCGGTTTCGGCACTGCACGGCCGGGGCGTCGCCGACCTCCTCGACCACGTAATGGACACCCTGCCTGAGTACTCAACGATCGAAGGGCTGGAGCGCTCCGGCGGCCCGCGCCGTATCGCACTGATCGGCCGTCCGAACGTGGGCAAGTCCTCCCTGCTGAACAAGCTGGCGGGCTCTGAGCGCGTTGTCGTGGACAACACCGCCGGCACCACGCGCGACCCCGTCGATGAATTCATCGAACTCGGCGGCCGCACCTGGCGCTTCGTCGACACCGCCGGCATCCGCCGCCGCCAGCACATGGCGCAGGGCGCGGACTTCTACGCCTCGCTGCGTACGCAGAGCGCCCTCGAAAAGGCCGAGGTCGCCGTCGTGCTCCTCGCCGTGGACGAAGTGCTCAGCGAACAGGATGTCCGCATCCTGCAGCTGGCCATTGAATCCGGCCGCGCACTGGTTCTCGCGTTCAACAAGTGGGACCTGCTGGATGACGAACGCCGCACCTACCTGGAACGTGAAATCGAGCAGGACCTGGCCCACGTGGCCTGGGCGCCGCGCGTGAACATTTCGGCGCTGACCGGCTGGCACAAGGACCGCCTGGTTCCTGCGTTGGACACGGCACTGGAAAGCTGGGACAAGCGCATCCCCACCGGGCGCCTGAACGCCTTCCTCGGCGAGCTCGTGGCTGCGCACCCGCACCCGGTCCGCGGCGGCAAGCAGCCCCGCATCCTCTTCGGCACCCAGGCTTCCAGCCGCCCGCCGAAATTTGTCCTGTTCACCACCGGATTCCTGGACCCGGGATACCGCCGCTTCATCACCCGGCGCCTCCGCGAAACCTTCGGTTTCGAGGGAACGCCCATTGAGGTCAACATGCGCGTCCGTGAAAAGCGCGGCAAGAAGCGTTAA
- the cmk gene encoding (d)CMP kinase: protein MTQELIDTVPMLRQGRPLVVAIDGPSGSGKSSVSREVARRLRLAYLDTGAMYRALTWYCLDRGIDLGDAGAIEQASEDLPLDVSTSPNEDYVRVGGTDVTQAIREPAISSAVSAIATTLGARKELVRRQRELIEVHHRRIVVEGRDITTVVAPGAEVRMLLTASEEARLRRRGVQLGGTQSAEQLAAQVTQRDAKDSTVVNFTTAADGVVTLDSSDLDFDGTVDAALGIVNKVLNRD, encoded by the coding sequence ACTCATTGACACCGTGCCCATGCTTCGCCAGGGCAGGCCGCTGGTGGTTGCCATCGACGGCCCTTCCGGGTCCGGAAAGTCCAGCGTCAGCAGGGAAGTGGCACGACGCCTCCGACTGGCCTACCTGGACACGGGCGCCATGTACCGTGCCCTGACCTGGTACTGCCTGGACCGGGGCATCGACCTGGGCGACGCAGGGGCCATCGAGCAGGCCTCCGAGGACCTGCCGCTGGACGTCAGCACCAGCCCGAACGAGGACTACGTCCGGGTCGGCGGCACCGACGTCACGCAGGCGATCCGGGAACCGGCAATCTCCTCAGCCGTCAGTGCCATCGCCACCACTCTCGGTGCGCGGAAGGAACTGGTGCGCCGGCAACGTGAACTGATCGAGGTCCACCACCGCCGCATCGTGGTCGAAGGACGCGACATCACCACCGTCGTCGCTCCCGGCGCCGAAGTCCGCATGCTGCTGACTGCCAGCGAGGAGGCCAGGCTGCGCCGCCGGGGCGTCCAGCTGGGCGGTACGCAGAGCGCCGAGCAGCTGGCGGCCCAGGTCACCCAGCGCGACGCCAAGGACTCGACCGTCGTCAACTTCACCACGGCTGCGGACGGTGTCGTCACCCTGGATTCGTCGGATCTGGACTTCGACGGCACCGTTGACGCGGCCCTGGGTATCGTCAACAAGGTCCTCAACCGTGACTGA
- a CDS encoding lysophospholipid acyltransferase family protein, whose protein sequence is MAWSRPVGWILDHVVYRTTVHGRENVPVEGPVIFAGNHISFLDGPVMFGASPRPMHILVKKEMFKGFLGGVLKASGQLPVDRSGDRAALQLSKSALDAGRCVGILPEGTRGSGEATTINNGVAWLALNSGATVVPVAILGTRIAGEHLDAVPRPGRRLHVSFGKALAVGRRPGETGRVSMDRAGNEIRAALARHVQQTIQLSGQPLPGADSPQKRHEEVAGTPADHH, encoded by the coding sequence ATGGCCTGGAGCCGGCCGGTCGGATGGATCCTGGACCATGTGGTCTACCGGACCACAGTCCACGGACGGGAGAACGTTCCCGTTGAAGGTCCCGTGATCTTCGCCGGCAACCACATCAGCTTCCTGGACGGGCCGGTGATGTTCGGCGCGTCACCGCGCCCCATGCACATACTCGTTAAGAAGGAAATGTTCAAAGGCTTCCTCGGGGGCGTCCTCAAGGCTTCGGGCCAGCTTCCGGTGGACCGTTCAGGCGACCGTGCCGCGCTGCAGCTCAGCAAAAGCGCGCTCGACGCCGGCCGGTGCGTCGGTATCCTCCCCGAAGGAACGAGGGGGAGCGGTGAGGCCACCACCATTAACAACGGGGTTGCCTGGCTTGCGCTGAACTCCGGCGCGACCGTGGTTCCCGTGGCCATCCTGGGCACCAGGATCGCCGGCGAACACCTCGACGCCGTTCCGCGGCCGGGCCGGCGGCTGCACGTCAGTTTCGGCAAGGCGCTGGCTGTGGGTCGCAGGCCCGGCGAGACAGGGCGTGTTTCAATGGACAGGGCGGGAAATGAGATCCGCGCTGCGTTGGCACGGCATGTCCAGCAAACGATTCAACTCAGCGGGCAGCCCTTGCCCGGCGCGGATTCCCCGCAAAAACGTCATGAAGAAGTAGCCGGGACGCCGGCAGATCACCACTAA